The Procambarus clarkii isolate CNS0578487 chromosome 46, FALCON_Pclarkii_2.0, whole genome shotgun sequence genome includes a region encoding these proteins:
- the LOC138350498 gene encoding uncharacterized protein → MSSTMPVDFNRLRYELAVTKAGRDALASVFMWSYRGTFPVVTYLTQDLRYTNAQYKKLFDAHQRDKLQASSDAATFDITLLYKLLQRECGLAEMNDPTWTTPGPQGPSLEHLIYSLKQHRNTLAHDNVIITEQDLKNKLTDLTDLMTKMLVEAGNKWRTDRQDVDLASRDATEYIDGLRAKIREPLDPSEVDYLAQLHQDIKVFKSHITEEVKQKSKQELTDGYKLLYQIVPAPWLLLNINYNPSLAFTRLRLLEDPVIGARPSHAAKGQDGTRPFHAAKGQDINYEDILSMRREDGRVPQCVLLTGEGGMGKTTLLKLILEKWVKDPAAICHLGTVDLVFYVQCRDSYLNTFDGLLRQLLPQTLSDSGADFQLFKEIILSLNILVLIDGYDEVNDHSGRLVKELLHLPGKDVRLVITTRPGWDQQLSQLVPHTRPRCNILVLGITPERRVEFAERTIKVLVEEESQRSVITGRFTQRLEQMSQFLGEYLNTPLTLTLLALLCVEAQEEFNNLTTNTQVYEKIHDFITSKLVSRLTDKHVVDPKEKCDQFLLFFEEISLRGIQRKEYDLWPETEAEIREKCDTLGLPQEEVLSNYFTRTSYRRGLNVVWVFGYFHTRYQEYCASRGLVDLLLRAEQDRGDPASHRVSGERSTIIDVLVDVVRKEKGSLGDHLRESTFDIGDVQQEFYKRPRWQNILVSTTGVLCARGVEHRFITHITDLCEIFTSSTDTLLKHVAESRGSEHVIQAVCEKLRTEHRWRICSVDSWVVLPLVLKKVTPKIIYLIIHDTPQLKQRLSTLSVLAKMKVTISLVLGDSLYSKERSDILKQCLERLTAPGSNCTLEKFVGVLSEVDIPLLPHTLRSLHLHLTLQQLPVLIRHLPHLPHLQRLVIDLDVRSYVDPDTLDASGYVDPDTLDATGYVDPDTLEASGYVDPDTLDATGYVDPDTLDATGYVDPDTMDATGYVDPDTLDTLPYQGRELDLTIIRDLTDDDPAIDWCCRLAAQLCPPSREGYSHLAFRDTRLTCTY, encoded by the exons ATGTCCTCCACAATGCCAGTAGATTTTAACAGACTGCGGTATGAACTAGCGGTGACTAAGGCAGGACGAGACGCGCTAGCAAGTGTGTTTATGTGGTCGTACCGGGGCACCTTCCCAGTAGTGACTTACCTCACTCAGGACTTGCGGTACACCAATGCTCAGTACAAGAAACTCTTCGATGCTCACCAGAGGGATAAACTACAAGCTTCCTCCGACGCGGCAACTTTTGACATCACCCTGTTGTATAAACTCCTGCAACGTGAGTGTGGTCTGGCTGAGATGAATGACCCCACGTGGACCACTCCAGGGCctcagggaccatcacttgaacacCTCATTTACAGCCTGAAGCAACACCGAAACACGTTGGCCCATGATAATGTGATAATAACGGAGCAAGACCTGAAGAATAAGCTGACGGATCTCACAGACTTAATGACGAAGATGTTGGTTGAGGCCGGCAACAAGTGGAGGACAGACCGCCAGGATGTGGACCTGGCGAGCAGAGATGCCACAGAGTATATTGATGGACTGCGAGCAAAGATCAGAGAGCCGCTGGATCCCTCAGAGGTGGATTATTTAGCTCAGCTCCACCAAGATATTAAGGTGTTCAAAAGCCACATCACAGAAGAGGTTAAGCAGAAGAGCAAGCAGGAGCTAACTGACGGGTATAAACTGCTGTACCAGATTGTTCCCGCACCCTGGCTCCTCCTCAACATTAACTACAACCCAAGTCTTGCTTTTACACGACTGCGACTCCTTGAAGATCCTGTCATAGGGGCAAGACCCTCCCACGCGGCCAAGGGTCAGGATGGCACAAGACCCTTCCACGCTGCCAAGGGGCAAGATATAAACTATGAAGACATCTTGAGTATGAGACGAGAGGACGGAAGAGTCCCTCAGTGTGTCCTCCTGACGGGGGAAGGTGGTATGGGCAAGACAACTttactcaagctcatcctcgagaaGTGGGTAAAGGACCCTGCTGCCATATGTCACCTGGGCACTGTGGATCTCGTTTTCTATGTACAGTGCAGGGACTCATATCTTAATACCTTCGATGGTCTCCTCCGCCAGTTGCTGCCTCAAACACTTAGTGATTCTGGTGCTGACTTCCAGCTGTTTAAGGAGATAATCTTGAGCTTAAATATATTAGTCCTGATTGACGGCTACGACGAGGTCAACGACCATTCAGGAAGGCTGGTGAAGGAGCTGTTGCACCTGCCTGGCAAGGATGTGAGGTTGGTGATAACCACACGGCCGGGGTGGGACCAACAACTGTCACAGCTCgtcccacacaccagacctcgctgcaacatcctcgtcttgggcatcactccagaacgtcgcgtggagttcgccgagagaaccatcaaggtgctggtggaggaagagagccaacggagtgtcatcacagggaggtttacccagcggctggagcagatgagtcagttcctgggtgagtacctcaacactccactcaccttgaccttgttggcgctgctgtgtgtcgaggctcaagaagaatttaacaacctcaccacaaacACTCAAGTCTACGAGAAGATTCATGACTTCATAACCAGTAAACTGGTGTCCAGACTCACAGACAAACATGTGGTGGACCCCAAAGAAAAATGTGACCAGTTTCTGTTGTTCTTTGAAGAGATTAGtttaagagggatccagaggaaggagtacgacctttggccggagacggaagcggagattagggagaagtgtgacactctgggactgccgcaggaggaggtcttgtccaactatttcacaagaaccagctaccgtcggggcctcaatgtggtgtgggtgtttggctattttcacaccaggtaccaggagtattgTGCTAGCAGGGGGCTGGTCGATCTCTTGTTGAGGGCTGAGCAAGACCGAGGTGATCCAGCATCACACCGTGTGTCAGGGGAAAGGTCTACAATCATTGACGTCTTGGTGGATGTTGTACGTAAGGAAAAGGGTTCCTTGGGAGATCACCTGAGAGAGTCAACGTTTGATATTGGCGATGTGCAACAAGAGTTTTATAAGCGCCCCAGATGGCAGAACATTTTAGTCAGCACTACCGGGGTGCTGTGTGCCCGGGGAGTAGAGCACAGGTTCATTACTCACATAACTGACCTGTGCGAGATATTTACAAGTTCGACTGACACGCTGTTGAAGCATGTAGCAGAGTCCCGCGGGAGTGAGCACGTCATCCAAGCCGTGTGTGAGAAGCTGCGTACAGAACACAGGTGGAGAATATGTAGTGTTGACTCGTGGGTTGTCCTGCCGCTTGTTCTTAAGAAGGTGACACCTAAGATCATTTACCTAATCATACACGATACACCCCAACTAAAGCAGCGTCTGTCTACACTGTCAGTGCTGGCAAAAATGAAGGTAACCATATCCTTAGTTCTTGGCGATAGTTTATACAGCAAAGAGAGAAGTGATATACTAAAACAATGTTTGGAGAGGCTGACAGCCCCCGGCAGTAATTGTACCTTAGAGAAGTTTGTTGGTGTCTTGTCTGAGGTAGACATACCCCTCTTGCCTCACACCCTCAGGAGCCTCCACCTGCACCTCACACTACagcaactgcccgtcctcatccgtcacctgcctcaccttcctcacctgcagcgtcttg TCATTGACCTGGACGTCAggagctacgtggacccggacaccctggacgcctcgggctacgtggacccggacaccctggacgccacgggctacgtggacccggacaccctggaagcctcgggctacgtggacccggacaccctggacgccacgggctacgtggacccggacaccctggacgccacgggctacgtggacccggacaccatggacgccacgggctacgtggacccggacaccctggacactCTGCCGTACCAGGGAAGGGAGCTCGACCTGACCATCATCCGGGACCTCACTGATGACGACCCCGCCATAGACTGGTGCTGCCGCCTGGCGGCTCAGCTGTGTCCTCCCTCAAGAGAAGGGTATAGTCACCTGGCCTTCCGTGACACGCGTCTCACCTGTACGTATTGA